TAAGAAGCTTTTGAATTTGTACACTGCTCTGTAATTCCTTTACTTCCGTTTTTGGTTGTCATGCACGTACTTAACATCACATCATCATATTCCATAGTTGTTTGTGTGTCACATACCAAGTCCTTTAGTGTGAAGATAGTATAGCAATGCCATTGATGCACTGTTAGTTATTTTAGTTATAAGAGGTGGTTTTGCATATTACCATGACGGTTGCAAATTAAGGTATCTATTGAACCTAGGCAATCTTGCATTTGATTAGTAGTGCTACAGCCAAGGATGCGTATGCTTGCTGATCAGTCAACTGTTCTACTTCAATAACTGACCTTCATTTAACCAAAAGAGTAAAAGATGGTATTGAAATAAATACACCAAGTATGTCGTCGATTACCAAATGCTTGCAATTTGTGCTGCGTTATGCTGGTCTAATGCTTGATGTTACTGAAATTACATTGCATCTTTCCGCAGCTTGCTCAAAAGCAAGTCCAACAACAGATTATCAAGAACCCCACAAATTGTGGTTGCAAAACAGAATCATGCTTTCATGCCGAGATGAGCTTGAAGATGCCTGCTACTGTACAGTTCTTCATCTGCCAGCTCTTGCATCTAAATAGTCTTTTGAGAAACATTGTTAGCTTTTTATTTGCAGAGTCTCACAAGGAAATAAGGTCACAGAGTGTTTTGTGGATGCTTTAGTTTCTTCTTTCGATCGATAATCCCTCAAAATCGATCCTTTCATTCAGTTAACTATTATGTTGGTGTCTATGTATTGAAATTGTTGTTCTGAAATAGATTTGTGCTTCTTTTCTGTGTCAGAatttgaaatgtgaattgtatgaataaaataatttttatggaGTAATGGTTCAGCTTAAATCTTTTCCTCTCAAGTAAAGGTTAGGATTATTGAATGGCCTGCATTATTTTTGCAGACATTAATGAACAACAATCCTAACAGGCACAAtctatttataattattcttatTGAATTTTCTTGTTGACCAAATTTCTTTTACtgaaaaaacataaaattatagataatttttaaaagaaattaaaattatggataaatctaaaataaatttaaattaaccatttataaatataaacaaatttaaCCTGATCATACATTATAGTAATGTAATACAATAATCCTACCCAACCCAATTTAGTCATAGAAGAAAGAAAATtctaaaacattttattaaaattttgtttcgGGTTACTTTACTCTTCATTTCTTGATTTCCAAGAAAATATATTCaagctaaaaaaataaaaaacaaaagaaagcttgGGCCCAAGGTTTAGGGGCCACATAGTATCAACCAATCTAAGCCGTTCGTGTATGCAACTCGCTTTCCTGTAGCGAGTGTAAAAAATAAAAGGTTATTCTCTGCATAAAACCAGAGCAAACCCCAACCCAATAAAAACCCGAGAAGGAGAAAGTTAGCTAAAGATTTAAGCAAGGCCACGGAAGAAGAAAAAAGGGATTCGCTTAACAGCCAACATTTTGTTTCCTTCTGCTACTGGCTAGGGTTTAAATCAGGGgttttccttcttcttctcacTGCTTCACCACTATTCCACCATCAACAACCAATGGATAGATACCAGAAAGTAGAGAAGCCAAAGCCTGAATCACCCATTAACGAGAATGAGATCCGAATCACTTCCCAAGGTGCTATTCGGAACTACATCAACTATGCTATTGCTCTTCTTCAGGTTCCCTCCCTCTTTATCTTCACCCTTTTTTTCCACTGACCTTCATTCTTGTTGTCATTTTTGTTTCTTGGCATTTCCTGCTCGAGGGTTTCTCTTCTTGTACTGAGTAGCTTTCTTCTATGGATTTGTTTGCCTCCATAGCTGTCTTTTTGGACTTGCTTTTtcttttatgagtttttggtttagGGATTTGACGTCGGTATCTTTTAAGTGTTAGTTGCTCGATAGTTTTGGGTTTTCTCTTTCCTGATTTTGAGAAAAATGATTGCATTGCGTATCTTTGTTTATCAGAGTTGTTTGTGTTCAATCCCTGTACTATTCAATGGGTTCTATCCTCTTGTTATGAATAAAGCTATTTGATACAATTTTTAGCTAATATCTGCTCTATTCTTGTGTGTTATTTTTAGCTAATATAAAATTTGGGGTTAGAATTTTTTAGCATTCTATTAGTCCATTACTATTGATGAGTTGGTATTAGTTGTCAGCATATACTTTGCTAAATATGGAAGAAATCAAATCTTAAACATCGAATTTTCTTTTTATGTGACTCTGCTACCTTTTCTTTGAAGCTGGTTTCTATTGCTTTTTGCCTATTCTATTTTTATGTTGATTCACTCTGAATAATAGCTTTATTAGACTATTCTGCCAGTGGTGCACCTTTTTTTATATTCGTTGTTTGTATTCAAGTGTTTCGATGATGTGTTTTTAGGACAAGCATGTGAAGGAAATTGTCTTGAAAGCAATGGGACAGGCAATCAGTAAGACAGTAGCCATTGCCGAGATTTTAAAGGTTGTGATGTCCTTACTGATCATCCCTGCATTGTGTTTTGCCACTTTTCGTGATTACTGAATTGCATTGTGAAACAGAAGCGGATTCCTCGCTTGCATCAAGATACTTCCATTAGCTCGGTGAGCATAACTGATGTGTGGGAGCCTATTGAAGAGGGCCTTGTTCCGTAAGTTTCCTACTTTACTACCCCTATTTACAATGTGTCGAGTTTATACTTAATACATATGTGTATGTCTTATCTTGTTTGCAGTGTGGAGATGACTCGCCATGTCTCAATGATATCTATTACCTTGTCAACCAGAGAACTAAACAAAAACTCTGTTGGGTAGGCTAAATTGTCTTGTATTTTTTtgtgctttttttttttcaacaatGGGATGGTAAATTGATGAGATGTCTGTTGGTAGCCAATTGTATTACTTAATTTTATGCTTAGATGGGGTTTGATATAACACTAGATGCCAGTTCTTACATGTTTTAATAGCCTGTGATGcagaattattttttatgttgcTTGTTTGATTGAGGCAAGTCTTTGCTGGTATGATTTGAATTGTGTGACTCCAGGTATCAAGCTCCACATTATGCTGAACAACCAAAGCCACAATATCAATATCAGCAGCAGCAACCGCCGAAACAAGCTCGTATCCCATATAATGCTGTTAATGAAGGTGTTTTCTTGAACTAGTAGTTCTGCAACTGTTTTCTAAGAACTTTGTTCATTTCAAGCTCAACTCATTTCCTGTACTTTAAATGCAGATTCATATGGCCGAGGTAGGGGTCGTGGTAGAGGCAGAGGGAGAGGGCGGAGTTGGGGCAGGGGTGGCTATGGAAATTATCAAGGTATAATATATTGATTTTGAATAGTTTTATGATAATTGTTGACATTTTTCATTGAACTTTTACATTTGTGAAGCAAAAATTTGCGTTTTAGTTAGACCACACTTTATACTTCACTTATTTCTTATAGATAATGGTGGATATTCAAACTGGGGCAGAGGTGGTGGGCGAGGAAGAGGTTGGGGTTATCGTGGTAAGTATACTTTTTAATAGCTTATTGAAGGAGTGGTATTTTATAACTTTGAGAAGTTTTATATGCTAAAATAAAAACAGTTCATAGGTGAAGGTTCCTTGTCTTAAATTTGTGAACTTGGCTTTCCTTGCTCCTTCCTCATCTGTACTCGTCAACCAGCCCGCTATCGATTTTCACTCGTTTCAATATAAATCATATTGCCTACAATATAAGGAATGTAAAACAAAGTTTTGAGAGTAGATCAAGCAAAAGAATGTCTAGTTTAGATGTTAGTTGTAATGTAGAATTCAAAGGAAATTCACAATGATAGTGCCCATAatcttttaatttggaatgatgGCTTTTGCTTGTTATAACTTGGTTATGAGAGCATGGCAGTTGCACCTATCAAAGTAGCCAAAATCTTACTGAAATAAGTTGTAGACGCAGAATAGAATCATTGATGAATGAATCTCAAATTGCTGTAAAAAATTCATTTGGCTGTTTTATTGCGGCAGGTGCTGGTTATGAAAGAGGTAGAGGTGGAGGTGGTAGAGGCTTTAGCCGTGGCCGTGGGAGGATGGGTGGTGGTGGTCGCTCGAGGGGTGGTGGCTACTGAAGCATAATCTAAGACGGATAAAGTTTGTGTTTTTACCCCCTTTAGCTAGATGCTTGCTTGCCTTGGCCAGTGGGAAATTATGGAAGTAGTTCAGTTTCTAATAGCGTGAGATTGTGGCTTAAAATCTCCAGCATTATTAAGCAGTGGTAATGTGTTTGTTTCTGCATTATATGGATGAGAGGGTAGGGGTAGTTTTGTTGGGTTTTTTTTCGCATTTAGCCCAGGgcaagatgatgatgatgatgatgatgatgggttTATATGATTTGTGCTGTAATTGAAGTTACCCTTATGGTTTTGCCAAATCCCAAATACCCtatcatgtttatatatatataatatgatttCTTTATTCCTTGGATGTATATATTTGTCTCTCTCATTCTCTCTTTTCCCCATCTAGGAGTAATTCAAGGACATTCCCATTAAGGCTATCGAATCAATCGAAGGGAAGCTTAGCTACTACCTGTAGCAACTTTACCATGTAACTCGTGGTTAAAGCTGCATGGACCGATTATCCGTGggaattttatatttttcctAATTTGGTTTAACGGAGCCATTAATATAATATTACTACATTTAGCCGATAATTTGATATATCTACTATCTTACATACTATATTACATTTGGTAAAAGAAAACTTATTTAATAACTACATGTAATTAGAAAGAAaagtaaatttttataaaataaaataaaatttcttcaaaatatatatatatttttgcttTTCTATTCCTCTTAAAAATATGAAAGAAACAttgataaagaaaaaaaaataaaagcaaacatATAATACCTTAATGGAACTATAATATGAAAGTTCAACTATACACAAGGCAACTAAGTCCTTTATTAATTAGCAGCTTTACTCTGCATATTAACCTAACAATTAGAGTCTTAAAATGGATATATACCCTTCAAACTTTTAAATGTATGACTAATTTTGATGATTCAATTAATGGAGACCAAAAGTACAGAGTGGTTGTGGATGAAAAAGATAAATAATTGAGCCATATATTGGAGCGCTATATGAAATGACCGATGGTAGATGGTTACAAAAAAACATATATTCTTTTATTGGGAATTGATGAATGCATTTTGGATGATTTGAATATGATGCTTACTGCTCGATATATAGGATCGACAAAAGCCTCGGGGTTGATGGTTTTCTGGCCATATTTTTTTAGAAATGTTGACATATTGTGGGAGAGGATGTAACCTCATTCTGCGTTGAGAGTCTTGAATGAAGGACTGGAGTTGGATGATATTAACACCACAAATATAGTACTCATCCCCAAAGTGTTGCATCCAAAAAACATGGTAAACTTCAGACCTATAAGCCTTCGTAGTGTTGTCTATAAAATGATAGCTAATGCAATAGCAAATCGTTTTCAGAAGGTGTTGGAGCTGTGTATTAATAAAGCCCAAAGTGTTACTTGCTTATTAAATATTGCATATGTTTTGTCAGAAAAGAAAAGGGTGCAAGGGTTTTATGACATTAAAATTAGATATGAGTAAGGCCTATGATCAAGTGGAATGGGGCTCTACAAGGGCAAAGATGGAACGTATGGGTTTTGATGTAAGGTGAGTCGACCTTATCATGAAATGTGTCTCTACAGTGTCATATTCAGTGAGCAATAAAGGAAAAATGGGTGAGTTTTTTCGACCTTTTAGGGGGCTTAGACAAGGAGACCCATTAAACCCTTTCTTGTTTCTGATTTGCAATAAGGGTCTTTCTACCCTTATGCGCATGGCTTTGCAGGAGGGTTTGATTAAAGGGGCAAAAACTAGTAGATGAGGCCTTCAAATTTCGCATTTACTTTTAGTCGGTGATTATGTCCTTTTCGGTGAAGCAAATGAAAGAGGAATTCAGGTTTTGAAGGGTATTTTGAAGGAATATAAATCGTGTTCAGACCAATGTGTGAATTAAGACAAATCAACGGTCTTCTATAGCTCAAATACCCCAAAAGAAATTTGAGTGTTGATTTCG
This is a stretch of genomic DNA from Gossypium arboreum isolate Shixiya-1 chromosome 11, ASM2569848v2, whole genome shotgun sequence. It encodes these proteins:
- the LOC108489655 gene encoding uncharacterized protein LOC108489655 yields the protein MDRYQKVEKPKPESPINENEIRITSQGAIRNYINYAIALLQDKHVKEIVLKAMGQAISKTVAIAEILKKRIPRLHQDTSISSVSITDVWEPIEEGLVPVEMTRHVSMISITLSTRELNKNSVGYQAPHYAEQPKPQYQYQQQQPPKQARIPYNAVNEDSYGRGRGRGRGRGRGRSWGRGGYGNYQDNGGYSNWGRGGGRGRGWGYRGAGYERGRGGGGRGFSRGRGRMGGGGRSRGGGY